Proteins from a single region of Pseudomonas fulva:
- a CDS encoding DMT family transporter produces the protein MRQPLQRPYLALLLLLVIGALMGLTSNLVKLAGLNGWQPLAFLLWSLIGGGLALLVLVRLRGERTGVTPPLLRYYLIAGLISIALPNGLLFASIGHVGAGFASMCLAFPPLFTYLMALGLRMEPLSRIRLLGIGIGLVGSVLLALGKLQDGNAPRLWVLAALSIPLFLAMGNIYRSRYWPSGASPLSLAPGMLLGGALLLLPIGLLGVDLAPQLGNHTAVLLLLVQMALFAIVYALFFVLQKLAGAVFLSQIGSVAAVLGAAMAIGLLGEQGSLSMLLAGLCIVSGVLLVAWRGAQEKAQ, from the coding sequence ATGAGACAGCCCCTGCAGCGACCCTACCTGGCGCTGCTTCTGCTGCTGGTGATCGGCGCCCTGATGGGCCTGACCAGCAACCTGGTGAAACTGGCCGGCCTGAATGGCTGGCAGCCCCTGGCCTTCCTGCTGTGGAGCCTGATCGGCGGTGGCCTGGCGCTACTGGTGCTGGTACGCCTGCGTGGCGAGCGCACGGGCGTAACGCCGCCGTTGCTGCGCTACTACCTGATCGCCGGGTTGATCAGCATCGCCCTGCCCAATGGCCTGCTGTTCGCCTCCATCGGCCATGTGGGCGCCGGCTTCGCGTCGATGTGCCTGGCCTTCCCGCCGCTGTTCACCTACCTGATGGCCCTGGGGCTGCGCATGGAGCCGCTGAGCCGCATTCGCCTGCTGGGCATCGGCATCGGCCTGGTCGGCAGCGTGCTGCTGGCCCTGGGCAAGCTGCAGGACGGTAACGCGCCCCGCCTCTGGGTGCTGGCCGCGCTGTCGATCCCGCTGTTCCTGGCCATGGGCAATATCTACCGCTCGCGCTACTGGCCGAGCGGCGCCAGCCCGTTGTCCCTGGCACCGGGCATGCTGCTGGGCGGTGCCCTGCTGCTGTTGCCCATAGGCCTGCTGGGCGTCGACCTGGCGCCGCAGCTGGGTAATCACACCGCCGTGCTTCTGCTGCTGGTGCAGATGGCGCTGTTCGCCATCGTCTACGCGCTGTTCTTCGTGTTGCAGAAGCTTGCCGGCGCTGTATTCCTCAGCCAGATCGGCTCGGTGGCCGCCGTGCTCGGCGCCGCCATGGCCATCGGTCTGCTGGGTGAACAGGGCAGCCTGTCGATGCTGCTGGCCGGGCTGTGCATCGTCAGCGGCGTGCTGCTGGTGGCCTGGCGCGGCGCCCAGGAGAAGGCGCAATGA
- a CDS encoding MFS transporter: MRINPPLVALAIGAFGIGVTEFAPMGMLPGIASDLGVSIPAAGLLVSAYAIGVLIGAPLMTLTTGRIPRRYLLIGLMAIFTLGNLMSALATDYTSLLIARVVTSLNHGAFFGVGSVVAASLVAPDKRAGAVAAMFMGLTLATIGGVPLAAWFGELLGWRTAFWGIAGLGVLTMLALWFALPNVELPKSDGVLAEIRVLGRGPVLAALALTVVGSSAMFTVFTYIAPILSTQTHASTGFITAMLVLYGVGLTLGNMWGGKAADRSIDRTLIASLGALILVLLAFTVLMRWPLPAAVAILIWGIASFAIVPPLQMRVMEAAKDAPNLASAVNIGAFNLGNAVGAALGGAVISAGLGYPAISLAGAAMAALGLLMVLGFAWRARAVALAVCR, encoded by the coding sequence ATGCGTATCAATCCACCTCTCGTCGCGCTCGCCATCGGTGCCTTCGGCATCGGCGTTACCGAGTTCGCCCCCATGGGCATGTTGCCCGGCATTGCCAGTGACCTTGGCGTGTCGATTCCCGCCGCCGGCCTGCTGGTCAGCGCCTATGCCATCGGCGTGCTGATCGGCGCGCCGCTGATGACCCTGACCACCGGCAGGATTCCCCGGCGCTATCTGCTGATCGGGCTGATGGCCATCTTCACCCTCGGCAACCTGATGTCCGCCCTGGCCACCGACTACACCAGCCTGCTGATCGCCCGGGTGGTCACCTCGCTCAACCATGGCGCCTTCTTCGGCGTCGGCTCGGTGGTCGCCGCCAGCCTGGTCGCCCCGGACAAACGGGCCGGCGCGGTGGCGGCAATGTTCATGGGCCTGACCCTGGCGACCATCGGCGGTGTGCCGCTGGCTGCCTGGTTCGGTGAGTTGCTCGGTTGGCGCACGGCGTTCTGGGGCATTGCCGGCCTCGGTGTGCTCACCATGCTCGCGCTGTGGTTCGCCCTGCCCAACGTCGAGCTGCCGAAGAGCGATGGCGTGCTCGCCGAAATCCGCGTGTTGGGCCGTGGCCCGGTACTCGCCGCGCTGGCGCTGACCGTGGTCGGCTCCAGCGCGATGTTCACCGTGTTCACCTACATCGCGCCGATCCTCAGCACCCAGACCCATGCCTCCACCGGCTTTATTACCGCCATGCTGGTGCTCTACGGGGTGGGCCTGACCCTGGGCAACATGTGGGGCGGCAAGGCGGCGGATCGCTCCATCGACCGTACCCTGATCGCTTCGTTGGGCGCGCTGATTCTGGTGCTGCTGGCCTTTACCGTGCTGATGCGCTGGCCGCTGCCGGCCGCCGTGGCCATCCTCATCTGGGGCATCGCCAGCTTCGCCATCGTGCCGCCGCTGCAGATGCGCGTGATGGAAGCCGCCAAGGACGCTCCCAACCTCGCTTCGGCCGTGAACATCGGCGCCTTCAACCTGGGCAATGCCGTTGGTGCCGCCCTGGGCGGCGCGGTGATCAGCGCCGGGCTGGGCTACCCGGCGATCTCCCTGGCCGGCGCGGCGATGGCAGCGCTGGGGCTGCTGATGGTGCTGGGGTTTGCCTGGCGAGCCAGAGCGGTGGCGCTGGCGGTATGCCGTTGA
- a CDS encoding LysR family transcriptional regulator, giving the protein MDVGGRSGEMEVLVRVAQEGSLSAAARTLGMTPSAVSRIIARTEQRLGTRLLLRTTRAITFTAEGEAYLRGARRILADLAEVEDAIADQSVPKGRIRVSAALGHGRLAIVPLVAAFSARYPNIVVDLTLGDEVVDILGGQADVAVRFGPLPDSPLTARKIGDTGQIVVASPDYLARHGTPQAPEDLLQHNCLRFNFRRAEPNWPFVRDGEVFSLKVCGNIECSSGEALAQLARVGAGIARIGAFTVNEDIGRGDLVQLLEAFNPGEREPIHAVFVGGPTMPARVRLFVDFLIEHHRL; this is encoded by the coding sequence ATGGACGTAGGTGGCCGATCAGGCGAGATGGAAGTGCTGGTGCGCGTGGCGCAGGAGGGCAGCCTGTCGGCGGCGGCACGCACCCTGGGCATGACGCCCTCGGCGGTCAGCCGTATCATCGCCCGCACCGAGCAGCGCCTGGGCACCCGCCTGCTGCTGCGCACCACCCGGGCGATCACCTTCACCGCCGAAGGCGAGGCCTACCTGCGTGGCGCCCGGCGCATCCTCGCCGACCTGGCGGAGGTCGAGGACGCCATCGCCGACCAGAGCGTGCCCAAGGGCCGCATCCGTGTCAGTGCCGCACTTGGCCACGGCCGGCTGGCCATCGTGCCGCTGGTGGCGGCGTTCAGTGCGCGCTACCCGAATATCGTCGTCGACCTGACCCTGGGCGACGAGGTGGTGGATATTCTCGGCGGCCAGGCCGACGTGGCGGTGCGTTTCGGCCCGCTGCCGGACAGCCCGCTGACCGCGCGCAAGATCGGCGACACCGGCCAGATCGTGGTGGCCTCGCCCGATTACCTGGCGCGCCACGGCACGCCCCAGGCGCCGGAAGACCTGCTGCAGCACAACTGCCTGCGCTTCAACTTCCGCCGCGCCGAGCCCAACTGGCCCTTCGTACGCGACGGCGAAGTGTTCTCCCTGAAGGTGTGCGGCAATATCGAATGCAGCAGCGGCGAGGCCCTGGCGCAGCTAGCACGGGTGGGTGCCGGCATCGCCCGTATCGGCGCCTTCACCGTCAATGAAGACATCGGGCGCGGCGACCTGGTGCAACTGCTCGAGGCCTTCAACCCCGGCGAACGGGAACCGATTCACGCCGTGTTCGTCGGCGGCCCGACGATGCCGGCGCGGGTGCGGTTGTTCGTGGATTTTTTGATCGAGCATCACCGGCTGTAA
- a CDS encoding ArsR/SmtB family transcription factor, which translates to MDLIDVFKALSNRTRLEILKGLKDPAKNFPPQDEGDVHTVGVCVSSIQEGVGLSQSTVSDYLATLQRAGLVEVRRIGQWTYYKRNEKAISALAELIGKEL; encoded by the coding sequence ATGGACTTGATCGACGTATTCAAAGCACTCTCGAACCGCACGCGCCTTGAGATTCTCAAGGGCCTGAAGGATCCCGCGAAGAACTTCCCGCCACAGGATGAAGGCGACGTTCACACGGTGGGGGTGTGCGTGAGCAGCATTCAGGAAGGGGTGGGGCTGTCGCAGTCGACGGTGTCCGACTACCTGGCGACGCTGCAGCGAGCGGGCCTGGTGGAAGTCAGGCGCATCGGGCAGTGGACCTATTACAAGCGCAACGAGAAAGCCATCAGCGCGCTGGCCGAGCTGATAG
- a CDS encoding cyanate transporter: protein MKRQTLLLLAIILLGLNLRPVLAAVGPLLDRIQLDTQLGHVGASLLTSLPIVIMGLGALVATFLRGRLGERRGIWLGTLLIALACLARGLLPSATPLLLSALLAGAGIASVQALLPGLIKARFSHDAGRLIGFYSCAIMGGAAFGAALTPWLAQWLGWSWALAAWAVPAIVACLVWCRAAPADQPAAAHAEAPLNPWRSPRAWLLMAFFGVGTAGYTLVLAWLPPYYTSLGWSAASSGLLLAALTLCEVTAGLLASSLLARCPDRRVLLGFVLVCLLLGLIALVVAPLALVVVICVLIGIGIGALFPLSLVVAQDHLDDPRQTGDLLAFVQGGGYLIAATSPLLAGLLRQYTNDLRLSWLMMAAATLLLMIMAMRFKPGSGHFRTH, encoded by the coding sequence ATGAAACGCCAGACCCTGTTGCTGCTGGCGATCATCCTGCTGGGCCTGAACCTGCGCCCGGTGCTCGCGGCGGTGGGCCCGCTGCTCGACCGCATCCAGCTGGACACCCAGCTCGGGCACGTGGGCGCCAGCCTGCTGACCAGCCTGCCGATCGTGATCATGGGCCTTGGCGCCCTGGTGGCCACGTTCTTGCGCGGGCGGCTCGGCGAGCGACGCGGCATCTGGCTCGGCACCCTGCTGATCGCCCTCGCCTGCCTGGCCCGCGGCCTGCTGCCCAGCGCTACGCCGTTGCTGCTCAGCGCCCTGCTGGCCGGCGCCGGTATCGCCTCTGTGCAGGCGTTGCTGCCGGGGTTGATCAAGGCGCGCTTCAGCCATGATGCCGGCCGGCTGATCGGCTTCTACAGCTGCGCGATCATGGGTGGCGCGGCCTTTGGTGCGGCGCTCACGCCCTGGCTGGCGCAATGGCTGGGCTGGTCCTGGGCGCTGGCGGCCTGGGCCGTGCCGGCCATCGTCGCCTGCCTGGTATGGTGCCGCGCCGCACCGGCGGACCAACCCGCTGCCGCCCATGCAGAGGCGCCATTAAACCCCTGGCGCTCGCCACGCGCCTGGCTGCTGATGGCCTTTTTCGGCGTCGGCACCGCGGGCTATACCCTGGTGCTGGCCTGGCTGCCGCCCTACTACACGTCGCTGGGCTGGAGCGCCGCGTCCAGCGGCCTGCTGCTGGCCGCCCTGACCCTCTGCGAAGTAACCGCCGGCCTGCTGGCCTCGAGCCTGCTGGCGCGCTGCCCGGATCGCCGCGTGCTGTTGGGTTTCGTGCTGGTCTGCCTGCTGCTCGGGCTGATTGCCCTGGTGGTCGCGCCGCTGGCGCTGGTGGTGGTGATCTGCGTGCTGATCGGCATCGGAATCGGCGCTCTGTTTCCGCTGTCGCTGGTGGTCGCCCAGGATCACCTCGATGACCCGCGCCAGACCGGCGACCTGCTGGCCTTCGTGCAGGGCGGCGGCTACCTGATCGCCGCCACCTCGCCGCTGCTCGCCGGCCTGCTGCGCCAGTACACCAATGACCTGCGCCTGAGCTGGCTGATGATGGCCGCCGCCACGCTGCTGTTGATGATCATGGCAATGCGCTTCAAACCGGGCAGCGGGCACTTCCGCACCCACTGA
- a CDS encoding IS5 family transposase (programmed frameshift) — protein sequence MAKRYELTDASWELIKDLVSPEQKMGRPRSDDRLVLHAILWILCSGAAWRDLPERFGPWSTVYQRFRDWRDDGTFDRILERLHIRLNREGLIDLDTWMIDSTAIRATRASSGAGKKGGPEEPLDHALGRSRGGLTTKIHMICDANGVPLRFILSPGQTSDIAHAQPLLDQVRIPGKPGRPRKRSRWLLADKGYDAQHLRHYCDRYRIQPVIPLRAMPRKPRPGLPRLFDRPKYRQRNIIERMFGWLKENRRIGTRYDKLARSFSAMVTLACSLRCMRQYFSYKT from the exons ATGGCAAAGCGTTACGAACTCACCGACGCATCGTGGGAATTGATCAAGGATCTGGTTTCTCCAGAGCAGAAGATGGGTCGCCCACGCAGTGATGATCGTCTGGTACTCCACGCAATCCTGTGGATCCTCTGCTCGGGCGCTGCCTGGCGTGATCTGCCGGAACGCTTTGGGCCTTGGTCGACGGTGTATCAGCGTTTTCGTGACTGGCGCGACGACGGTACGTTCGACCGGATACTGGAGCGCTTGCACATCCGATTAAACCGGGAGGGACTGATTGATCTGGACACCTGGATGATCGATTCCACTGCGATACGTGCAACCCGAGCCTCTTCAGGCGCCGGGAAAAAAG GGGGGCCTGAAGAACCGCTAGATCATGCTTTGGGGCGTAGTCGAGGCGGCCTTACTACCAAGATTCACATGATCTGTGACGCCAATGGTGTTCCATTACGCTTCATTCTTTCGCCGGGGCAAACCAGCGATATCGCTCATGCCCAGCCGTTGCTGGATCAGGTGCGAATTCCCGGTAAGCCGGGGCGTCCACGCAAACGCAGTCGCTGGTTACTGGCTGACAAAGGCTATGACGCGCAACACTTGCGCCATTACTGCGACCGCTACCGAATACAGCCGGTGATCCCGCTGCGTGCCATGCCCCGCAAGCCTCGGCCTGGCCTGCCCCGACTCTTTGATCGTCCAAAGTATCGGCAGCGGAACATCATTGAGCGGATGTTTGGCTGGCTGAAAGAGAACCGCAGAATAGGTACTCGCTACGACAAGCTGGCGAGAAGCTTTTCAGCCATGGTCACGCTGGCCTGCAGCCTGCGTTGCATGCGTCAGTACTTTTCGTACAAAACCTAG
- a CDS encoding MarR family winged helix-turn-helix transcriptional regulator, whose product MQDRAQLAAEQWREQRPDLDGFAMAVMGRLGELTQVISRDHLAPFFASHGLQAGEFDLLATLRRAGEPYALMPTALYESAMISSGGMTSRIDRLEKAGLIERRKHPSDRRGILVALTPAGFELIDNMLTAHVANLQRVLAALSDAEKQQLHALTGKLLANLQPGE is encoded by the coding sequence ATGCAGGATCGAGCACAATTGGCTGCCGAGCAGTGGCGTGAACAACGCCCGGATCTGGACGGCTTCGCCATGGCGGTGATGGGCAGGCTCGGCGAGCTGACCCAGGTGATCAGCCGCGACCATCTGGCGCCGTTCTTCGCCAGCCACGGCCTGCAGGCCGGCGAGTTCGACCTGCTCGCGACCCTGCGCCGCGCCGGCGAGCCCTACGCGCTGATGCCCACCGCCCTGTACGAAAGCGCGATGATTTCCTCCGGTGGCATGACCAGCCGCATCGACCGCCTGGAGAAGGCCGGGCTGATCGAGCGGCGCAAGCATCCCTCGGACCGTCGCGGCATCCTGGTGGCGCTGACGCCGGCGGGCTTCGAACTGATCGACAACATGCTTACCGCCCACGTTGCCAACCTGCAGCGCGTTCTGGCCGCCCTCAGTGACGCGGAAAAACAGCAGCTGCATGCGCTCACCGGCAAGCTGCTGGCCAACCTGCAACCGGGTGAATGA